One segment of Herbaspirillum hiltneri N3 DNA contains the following:
- the radA gene encoding DNA repair protein RadA: MAKAKTNYTCTECGGVSNKWAGQCPACGQWNTLVETLIETAGVNRYSNQPQGLAQTAPVLSLVDIEAIDVPRFGTGIEEFDRVLGGGLVPGGVVLIGGDPGIGKSTLLLQALGNISKLKQVLYVSGEESGSQIALRAKRLAVDAKDLKLQAEIQLEKILSTLAEHKPDVAVIDSIQTLYSDALSSAPGSVAQVRECAAQLTRFAKTSDTTIIMVGHVTKEGALAGPRVLEHIVDTVLYFEGDTHSSFRLVRAFKNRFGAVNELGVFAMTEKGLKGVSNPSALFLSQHDSQVPGSCVMVTQEGTRPLLVEIQALVDSSHVPNARRLSVGLEQNRLAMLLAVLHRHAGIAAFDQDVFINAVGGVKITEPAADLAVLLAINSSMRNKPLPRGLVVFGEVGLAGEIRPAPRGQERLREAAKLGFSIAMIPKANAPKQEIEGLKVVAVERIDEALQKIRDIDE; this comes from the coding sequence ATGGCAAAGGCCAAAACGAATTACACGTGTACCGAATGCGGTGGCGTCAGCAACAAGTGGGCAGGGCAATGTCCTGCCTGCGGCCAGTGGAATACGCTGGTGGAGACCCTGATCGAAACGGCCGGCGTCAATCGCTATTCCAATCAGCCCCAGGGGCTGGCGCAGACCGCGCCGGTATTGTCGCTGGTCGATATCGAAGCGATCGACGTGCCGCGTTTCGGCACCGGTATCGAAGAGTTTGACCGGGTGCTTGGCGGTGGGCTGGTACCGGGCGGCGTCGTGCTGATCGGCGGCGACCCGGGCATCGGCAAGTCAACCCTGCTGCTGCAGGCGCTGGGCAACATTTCCAAGCTCAAGCAGGTGCTGTACGTCAGCGGCGAAGAGTCGGGTTCGCAGATCGCCTTGCGCGCGAAACGCCTGGCGGTGGACGCCAAAGACCTCAAGCTGCAGGCCGAAATCCAGCTGGAGAAAATCCTCTCGACGCTGGCGGAACACAAGCCCGATGTTGCCGTGATCGATTCGATCCAGACCCTCTATTCGGATGCGCTGTCCTCGGCCCCTGGCTCGGTGGCGCAGGTACGCGAATGCGCGGCGCAACTGACGCGTTTCGCCAAAACTTCCGATACGACCATCATCATGGTCGGCCACGTCACCAAGGAAGGCGCGCTGGCCGGTCCGCGCGTGCTGGAGCACATCGTCGACACCGTCCTGTATTTCGAAGGCGATACCCATTCCAGTTTCCGTCTGGTGCGCGCGTTCAAGAACCGCTTCGGCGCAGTCAATGAACTGGGCGTCTTCGCCATGACCGAGAAGGGCCTGAAGGGCGTGTCGAATCCTTCCGCGCTGTTCCTGTCGCAGCATGACAGCCAGGTGCCGGGTTCCTGCGTGATGGTCACGCAGGAAGGAACGCGTCCCTTGCTGGTGGAAATCCAGGCGTTGGTCGACAGCTCCCACGTGCCCAACGCACGCCGCTTGTCTGTCGGCCTTGAGCAAAACCGTCTGGCGATGTTGCTGGCGGTATTGCATCGCCATGCGGGCATCGCCGCTTTCGATCAGGACGTTTTCATCAATGCCGTCGGCGGCGTCAAGATCACCGAACCGGCCGCCGATCTTGCAGTGCTGCTGGCGATCAATTCCTCGATGCGCAACAAGCCGTTGCCGCGCGGGCTGGTGGTGTTCGGCGAAGTCGGCCTGGCCGGCGAGATCCGTCCCGCGCCGCGCGGTCAGGAGCGTTTGCGTGAAGCGGCCAAGCTGGGATTCTCCATTGCGATGATCCCGAAGGCCAATGCACCCAAGCAGGAGATCGAAGGATTGAAAGTGGTTGCCGTCGAGCGCATCGACGAGGCATTGCAGAAGATTCGCGACATTGACGAATGA
- a CDS encoding flagellar protein FlhE, with translation MALLRIFPAMTLALAGAVSAQTRVDRTLSIPAAGSPAIASPHAAVIAPPPQNMPPPPPASRGPSGSYAADAMGATIVAKNADYETTFAIGAPVPPGASISNVSWKYGLSEKPVGFEAILCWNNRERCWNVTNNASGSTAAFNGKDAARPFTLHYRVKGGGQLGPPARGEMNQVIVTYDLPG, from the coding sequence GTGGCGCTGCTGCGTATTTTTCCGGCGATGACGCTTGCTCTTGCCGGCGCAGTCTCCGCACAAACCCGCGTCGATCGCACGCTGAGCATTCCGGCTGCCGGCTCTCCCGCCATCGCTTCGCCGCATGCAGCCGTCATTGCACCGCCACCGCAAAACATGCCGCCTCCACCTCCAGCTTCTCGCGGACCGAGCGGGTCTTACGCGGCTGATGCAATGGGCGCCACCATCGTGGCGAAAAACGCGGATTACGAGACCACCTTCGCCATCGGCGCGCCGGTTCCTCCGGGCGCATCGATCAGCAATGTGTCATGGAAGTACGGCTTGTCGGAAAAGCCTGTCGGATTTGAAGCGATCTTGTGCTGGAATAACCGCGAGCGCTGCTGGAACGTGACCAACAACGCCAGCGGCAGCACTGCCGCTTTCAACGGCAAGGACGCCGCGCGGCCTTTCACGCTGCACTATCGCGTCAAGGGTGGCGGCCAGCTCGGACCGCCGGCGCGCGGCGAAATGAATCAGGTCATCGTCACTTACGACCTGCCGGGCTGA
- a CDS encoding sensor histidine kinase yields the protein MRLPNPATGIHNMSYQARQRWFSNGLFWRTFFLLTFLITASMVAWVASFRMVERGPRAEQLAAQIVSVVTITRAALTHSAPEMRRELLFDLASNEGIRIYPLEKTDKITPPDDSPVLPELEFYVKQAMGDDTQFASGVNDVDGFWISFKIDEDAYWLMLDRGRLDRTSSLQWLGWGSIALVLSLIGAVFISTLINQPLARLTAAARAIAKGKQPDPLPESGPTEIREANLSFNQMVADLDRIESDRAVILAGISHDLRTPLARMQLEVEMARLSDEARDGMHSDLAQMDAIIGQFLDYAKPFDSSSFTPVDLSGLLEDAANNTKRLSDVMVSTAISPGIDIMGNTVELERIISNLIENARRYGKTAGTDVANIDILCKVEDRHVKVEISDHGPGAPDSELEHLLRPFTRLDTARGQANGSGLGLAIVNRIVIRHNGKLALRNRDGGGLVVQMMFPTVPARSGNPRKQAV from the coding sequence ATGCGCCTACCCAATCCGGCCACCGGCATTCACAACATGAGCTATCAAGCGCGCCAACGATGGTTCAGCAACGGTCTGTTCTGGCGCACCTTCTTTTTGCTGACCTTCCTGATCACCGCCAGCATGGTGGCGTGGGTGGCCAGCTTCCGCATGGTCGAACGCGGTCCGCGCGCCGAGCAGCTCGCCGCGCAGATCGTGTCCGTCGTCACCATCACGCGCGCCGCCCTCACCCATTCTGCGCCGGAAATGCGCCGCGAATTGCTGTTCGACCTGGCCAGCAACGAAGGCATCCGCATCTATCCGCTCGAAAAAACCGACAAGATCACACCGCCCGACGATTCGCCGGTGTTGCCGGAACTGGAGTTTTACGTCAAACAGGCAATGGGCGACGATACCCAGTTCGCGTCGGGCGTCAATGACGTTGACGGTTTCTGGATCAGTTTCAAGATCGATGAAGACGCATACTGGCTGATGCTGGACCGCGGCCGGCTGGATCGCACCTCGAGCCTGCAATGGCTGGGCTGGGGCTCGATTGCGCTGGTGCTGTCGCTGATCGGCGCGGTGTTCATCTCCACACTGATCAACCAGCCACTGGCGCGATTGACCGCTGCCGCACGCGCCATCGCCAAGGGCAAGCAGCCCGATCCGCTGCCCGAATCGGGTCCGACCGAAATCCGCGAAGCCAACCTCAGCTTCAACCAGATGGTGGCCGACCTGGACCGCATCGAATCCGACCGCGCCGTCATCCTGGCAGGCATTTCGCACGATCTGCGCACCCCGCTGGCGCGCATGCAGCTGGAAGTCGAGATGGCCAGGCTGTCCGACGAAGCGCGCGACGGCATGCATTCCGACCTGGCGCAGATGGACGCCATCATCGGCCAGTTCCTCGACTACGCCAAACCGTTCGATAGCAGCAGCTTTACGCCGGTGGATTTGTCCGGCCTGCTGGAAGACGCCGCCAACAACACCAAGCGCCTGAGCGACGTCATGGTCAGCACGGCGATCTCGCCCGGCATCGACATCATGGGCAACACGGTCGAGCTCGAACGCATCATCAGCAATCTCATCGAAAACGCACGTCGCTACGGCAAGACTGCCGGCACCGACGTCGCCAACATCGACATCCTGTGCAAGGTCGAAGACCGCCACGTCAAGGTGGAAATTTCCGACCATGGTCCGGGCGCGCCGGACAGCGAACTGGAACATCTGCTGCGCCCGTTTACGCGGCTCGATACAGCGCGCGGCCAGGCCAACGGTTCAGGACTCGGGCTGGCGATCGTCAATCGCATCGTCATTCGTCACAACGGCAAGCTGGCCTTGCGCAATCGCGATGGCGGCGGCCTCGTGGTGCAGATGATGTTCCCGACGGTCCCGGCTCGCAGCGGCAACCCGCGCAAACAGGCGGTTTAA
- the ompR gene encoding osmolarity response regulator transcription factor OmpR, whose protein sequence is MNTTNTSTTATPAHQSKILVVDDDIRLRDLLRRYLTEQGFNVVTAENAQAMNKLWIRERYDLLVLDLMLPGEDGLAICRRLRGAGDQTPIIMLTAKGEDVDRIIGLEMGADDYLPKPFNPRELVARINAVLRRKGPDELPGAPSESPESFEFGEFVLDLGTRTLKKKGETVPLTTGEFSVLKVFARNARQPLSREKLMEMARGREYEVFDRSLDVQISRLRKLIEPDPANPLYIQTVWGLGYVFIPEGKPR, encoded by the coding sequence ATGAATACGACCAACACAAGCACAACAGCCACTCCCGCCCACCAATCGAAAATCCTGGTGGTGGATGACGACATCCGTTTGCGCGACCTGCTGCGCCGTTACCTGACCGAGCAAGGCTTCAACGTCGTCACGGCGGAAAACGCCCAGGCCATGAACAAGCTGTGGATCCGCGAGCGCTACGACCTGCTCGTGCTGGACCTGATGCTGCCCGGTGAAGACGGCCTCGCCATCTGCCGCCGCCTACGCGGCGCCGGCGACCAGACGCCGATTATCATGCTGACCGCCAAGGGCGAAGACGTGGATCGCATCATCGGTCTCGAAATGGGCGCCGACGATTACCTGCCCAAGCCATTCAATCCCCGCGAACTGGTGGCGCGCATCAACGCGGTCCTGCGCCGCAAGGGTCCGGACGAATTGCCGGGCGCGCCTTCGGAGTCGCCCGAGTCGTTCGAATTCGGTGAATTCGTCCTCGATCTCGGCACGCGCACCCTGAAGAAAAAAGGCGAGACTGTGCCGCTGACCACCGGTGAATTCTCGGTGCTGAAAGTATTTGCCCGCAATGCGCGCCAGCCGCTGTCGCGTGAAAAACTCATGGAAATGGCCCGCGGCCGGGAATATGAAGTCTTCGATCGCAGCCTCGACGTGCAGATCTCGCGCCTGCGCAAACTGATCGAACCCGATCCGGCCAACCCGCTTTACATCCAGACCGTATGGGGCCTTGGTTACGTCTTCATCCCCGAGGGCAAGCCGCGCTGA
- a CDS encoding amino acid ABC transporter permease, protein MEIWDLLHQAAPIMLRGAGYTLLFALSSMLGGLVLGFVLAVARIVPWKFVHWPAAVYVSLMRGTPLLVQIFVVYYGLPSVGIEFSPLMAGVLTLSLNAGAYLSESLRGAILGVTRGQWSASYSLGLTYPQTLRYVVVPQAVRIAVPSMSNTLISLIKDTSLVSVITVTELMLSTKEIIAVTFRPLPLYIAAAMVYWFLSICFEALQHRLEKKLERAHQT, encoded by the coding sequence ATGGAAATTTGGGATTTGCTGCACCAGGCGGCGCCGATCATGCTCAGAGGCGCCGGCTATACCCTGCTGTTCGCGTTGTCCTCGATGCTGGGCGGGCTGGTGCTCGGTTTCGTGCTGGCGGTGGCGCGCATCGTGCCGTGGAAGTTCGTGCACTGGCCGGCAGCGGTCTACGTCAGCCTGATGCGCGGCACGCCCCTGCTGGTGCAGATTTTCGTGGTCTATTACGGCCTGCCCAGCGTCGGCATCGAATTCTCGCCGCTCATGGCGGGTGTACTGACGCTGAGCCTGAATGCCGGCGCGTATTTGTCGGAGAGCCTGCGCGGCGCCATCCTCGGCGTCACCCGCGGCCAGTGGAGCGCCAGTTACAGCCTCGGCCTGACCTATCCGCAAACGCTGCGCTACGTCGTGGTGCCGCAAGCGGTTCGCATCGCCGTGCCCTCGATGAGCAACACCCTGATCAGCCTGATCAAGGACACTTCGCTGGTGTCGGTCATCACCGTGACCGAACTGATGCTGTCGACCAAGGAAATCATCGCAGTGACCTTCCGTCCGCTGCCTTTGTATATCGCGGCAGCGATGGTGTACTGGTTCCTGAGCATCTGCTTCGAAGCCTTGCAGCATCGGCTGGAGAAGAAACTGGAACGCGCCCATCAGACCTGA
- a CDS encoding cystine ABC transporter substrate-binding protein has product MAFAQFRKLSPLLAGLLLAVTASATVGAHAADLLDTVKARGTLKVALEGNYPPFNFKDPKTSELTGFEVDVAKLLAAKLGLKPEFTTTEWSGILAGLGAGKYDVIINQVGITDERQKAFDFSDPYTLSSAQLIVRKDEKREFKSLEDLKGKKLGLGQGTNFEQKAKSVPGIDVKTYPGSPEYLADLASGRIDAALNDSLLVSYLLKSSNLPLKGGSPIGAVDKIGIPFQKGNPQFKAALNKALADILKDGSFKQVSIKWFGIDVSKPPTAQ; this is encoded by the coding sequence ATGGCATTCGCTCAATTCCGCAAATTGTCCCCCTTGCTGGCCGGCCTGCTACTTGCCGTTACAGCCAGCGCCACTGTCGGCGCCCATGCAGCCGACCTGCTCGACACGGTCAAGGCGCGCGGCACGCTGAAGGTAGCGCTGGAAGGCAACTATCCGCCGTTCAATTTCAAGGACCCGAAGACCAGTGAACTGACCGGTTTTGAAGTCGACGTCGCCAAGTTGCTGGCCGCCAAGCTGGGCCTCAAGCCTGAATTCACCACCACCGAGTGGAGCGGTATCCTGGCAGGCCTGGGTGCCGGCAAGTATGACGTCATCATCAATCAGGTCGGCATCACGGACGAGCGCCAGAAGGCGTTCGACTTCTCCGATCCGTACACCCTGTCGAGCGCACAGCTGATCGTGCGCAAGGACGAGAAGCGCGAATTCAAGAGCCTGGAAGACCTGAAGGGCAAGAAACTTGGCCTGGGCCAGGGCACCAACTTCGAACAGAAGGCCAAGTCCGTCCCCGGCATCGACGTCAAGACTTATCCGGGCTCGCCTGAGTACCTGGCCGATCTGGCCAGCGGCCGCATCGACGCCGCACTCAACGACAGCCTGCTGGTCAGTTACCTGCTGAAGTCCTCGAACCTGCCGCTCAAGGGCGGTTCGCCGATCGGCGCCGTCGACAAGATCGGTATCCCCTTCCAGAAGGGCAATCCGCAATTCAAGGCAGCGCTGAACAAAGCCCTGGCCGATATCCTGAAAGACGGCAGCTTCAAGCAGGTGTCGATAAAATGGTTCGGCATTGACGTGAGCAAGCCGCCGACCGCACAATAA